From Streptomyces sp. TLI_053, a single genomic window includes:
- a CDS encoding HAMP domain-containing sensor histidine kinase: MPLPLPRRASARPSAQPPGRRLGRPLGRLSLRARLLVLVLALVTTGLVVSDTVVLGTVRHQLVQRLDEQLQRFGEPLARRAPTRNSWAEPKQQQPAVSGKRAAPYLAALPSQYLVQYLSADGRVQFVVRQPMSENDPAPQLDGFDPAAVGADTPVDLPDRRGRGSWRAIVLPVQRPNVPTSVFAAPASSAAYVMVAVSREDIDATVNRLRTAFLAIGGAVLVVIAALGFFAVRTGLRPLRRIEEGAQRIAAGELSHRMPVLPANTEVGRLSIALNGMLAQIEAAFAARAESEGRMRRFVADASHELRTPLAGIRGFAELYRMGALPAEADVSRTMDRIENEAIRMGTLVEDLLVLARLDEERPLDLAPMDLRTLAADALHDLTALDPSRPVALTGPAGSGPPGPAPVLGDEARLRQVVTNLVGNAVKHTPPGTPVRIGVGHEAGLCLLEVADSGPGLTADQAALVFHRFYRVDASRSRHDQRGGAGLGLAIATALTHAHGGALTLHTAPGTGATFRLELPHQR; encoded by the coding sequence ATGCCCCTCCCGCTCCCCCGCCGCGCCTCCGCGCGCCCCTCCGCCCAGCCGCCCGGCCGCCGCCTCGGCCGCCCCCTCGGCCGGCTGTCGCTGCGCGCCCGGCTGCTGGTGCTCGTGCTCGCGCTGGTCACCACCGGCCTGGTGGTCAGCGACACCGTGGTCCTCGGCACCGTCCGCCACCAGCTGGTCCAGCGGCTCGACGAGCAGCTGCAACGCTTCGGCGAGCCGCTGGCCCGCCGCGCGCCGACCCGCAACAGCTGGGCCGAGCCCAAGCAGCAGCAGCCCGCGGTCAGCGGCAAGCGGGCCGCCCCGTACCTGGCGGCGCTGCCCAGCCAGTACCTGGTCCAGTACCTGTCCGCCGACGGCCGGGTGCAGTTCGTGGTGCGCCAGCCGATGTCGGAGAACGACCCGGCGCCGCAGCTGGACGGCTTCGACCCGGCCGCCGTCGGCGCCGACACCCCCGTCGACCTGCCCGACCGGCGCGGACGGGGCAGCTGGCGGGCGATCGTGCTGCCGGTCCAGCGGCCCAACGTCCCGACCAGCGTCTTCGCGGCGCCCGCGTCCAGCGCCGCCTACGTGATGGTCGCCGTCTCCCGCGAGGACATCGACGCCACCGTCAACCGGCTGCGCACCGCCTTCCTGGCGATCGGCGGCGCCGTCCTCGTGGTGATCGCGGCCCTCGGCTTCTTCGCCGTCCGCACCGGGCTGCGGCCGTTGCGCCGGATCGAGGAGGGCGCCCAGCGGATCGCCGCCGGCGAGCTCTCGCACCGGATGCCCGTGCTCCCGGCGAACACCGAGGTCGGCCGGCTCTCCATCGCCCTGAACGGCATGCTGGCGCAGATCGAGGCCGCCTTCGCCGCCCGGGCGGAGTCCGAGGGCCGGATGCGGCGCTTCGTCGCCGACGCCTCGCACGAACTGCGCACCCCGCTGGCCGGCATCCGCGGCTTCGCCGAGCTGTACCGGATGGGCGCCCTGCCCGCCGAGGCCGACGTCAGCCGCACCATGGACCGGATCGAGAACGAGGCGATCCGGATGGGCACCCTGGTCGAGGACCTGCTGGTGCTCGCCCGGCTGGACGAGGAGCGCCCGCTCGACCTCGCGCCGATGGACCTGCGCACCCTCGCCGCGGACGCCCTGCACGACCTCACCGCCCTCGACCCGAGCCGCCCGGTCGCCCTCACCGGCCCGGCCGGCAGCGGCCCGCCCGGCCCGGCGCCCGTGCTCGGCGACGAGGCCCGGCTCCGCCAGGTGGTCACCAACCTGGTCGGCAACGCGGTCAAGCACACCCCGCCCGGCACCCCGGTCCGGATCGGGGTGGGCCACGAGGCCGGCCTCTGCCTGCTGGAGGTCGCCGACTCCGGACCCGGCCTCACCGCCGACCAGGCCGCGCTGGTGTTCCACCGCTTCTACCGCGTCGACGCCTCCCGCAGCCGCCACGACCAGCGCGGCGGCGCCGGCCTCGGCCTCGCCATCGCCACCGCCCTCACCCACGCCCACGGCGGCGCGCTCACCCTCCACACCGCCCCCGGCACCGGCGCCACCTTCCGCCTGGAACTCCCCCACCAGCGCTGA
- a CDS encoding response regulator transcription factor, with product MNNGGQGEAYLLVVDDEPNIRELLSASLRFSGFRVASAASGAEALELIAVDRPDLVVLDVMLPDLDGFTVVERLREQTSRGLIAGPGHGHPGDHLPVLFLTAKDGVGDKVQGLAAGADDYVTKPFSLEELIARIRAILRRSGGPAEDGRLIVADLVLDPVAHEVTRGGVVVALSPTEFKLLHYLMANVGRVVSKAQILDHVWAYDFGGDLSIVESYISYLRRKLDSGPSHGPKLIHTVRGIGYALRRPPQS from the coding sequence GTGAACAACGGCGGCCAGGGGGAGGCCTACCTGCTCGTCGTCGACGACGAACCGAACATCCGCGAGCTGCTGTCCGCCTCGCTCCGCTTCTCCGGCTTCCGGGTGGCCTCCGCCGCGAGCGGCGCCGAGGCGCTGGAACTGATCGCCGTCGACCGCCCCGACCTGGTCGTCCTGGACGTGATGCTCCCCGACCTCGACGGCTTCACCGTCGTCGAGCGGCTCCGGGAGCAGACCAGCCGCGGCCTCATCGCCGGCCCCGGCCACGGCCACCCCGGCGACCACCTGCCGGTGCTCTTCCTCACCGCCAAGGACGGCGTCGGGGACAAGGTCCAGGGCCTCGCCGCGGGCGCCGACGACTACGTCACCAAGCCGTTCAGCCTCGAGGAGCTGATCGCCCGGATCCGCGCCATCCTGCGCCGCTCCGGCGGACCGGCCGAGGATGGCCGGCTGATCGTCGCCGACCTCGTGCTCGACCCGGTCGCCCACGAGGTCACCCGCGGCGGCGTGGTGGTCGCGCTCTCCCCGACCGAGTTCAAGCTGCTGCACTACCTGATGGCCAACGTCGGCCGGGTGGTCTCCAAGGCACAGATCCTCGACCACGTCTGGGCCTACGACTTCGGCGGCGACCTCTCCATCGTCGAGTCCTACATCTCCTACCTGCGCCGCAAGCTCGACTCCGGGCCCAGCCACGGGCCCAAGCTGATCCACACCGTGCGCGGCATCGGCTACGCCCTGCGCCGCCCCCCGCAGAGCTGA
- a CDS encoding ABC transporter permease, producing the protein MILWQTLRFAAGGLVANKVRSALTMLGVLIGVASVILLLAVGNGSSVAVKESITSLGTNSLTVTSGSSFGGARSASSAKKLTVADAKALATEADPHAVRSVAPVVTASGTALNGDISYSPGSIVGTYPAYFETANQKVEHGEYFTQDDVLASRKVAVLGATTAKQLFATADPVGKPIVVGGTPFTVVGVLKAKGGGGFTDPDDVLIAPLPTVQNAFTGFGSVNQIMVQAASADSTAQAQSEITRILLGTHAIADPSRADFRISSQTSLLSARESTTKTFTVLLGAVAAISLLVGGIGITNIMLVTVTERTREIGIRKALGAPRGVILGQFLTEATLLSVVGAGLGVLAGIAGSHFRIVGIEPVVIPESVLGAFGIAVAIGLFFGSYPANRAASLRPIDALRHE; encoded by the coding sequence GTGATCCTCTGGCAGACCCTCCGTTTCGCGGCCGGCGGCCTGGTCGCCAACAAGGTCCGCTCCGCGCTCACCATGCTGGGGGTGCTGATCGGCGTCGCCTCGGTGATCCTGCTGCTGGCGGTCGGCAACGGCTCCTCGGTCGCGGTCAAGGAGTCGATCACCTCGCTCGGCACCAACTCGCTCACCGTCACCTCCGGCTCCTCCTTCGGCGGCGCGCGCTCCGCGAGCAGCGCCAAGAAGCTGACCGTCGCCGACGCCAAGGCGCTGGCCACCGAGGCGGACCCGCACGCCGTCCGCTCGGTGGCGCCGGTGGTGACCGCCAGTGGCACCGCGCTGAACGGGGACATCTCCTACAGCCCCGGCTCGATCGTCGGCACCTACCCGGCGTACTTCGAGACCGCCAACCAGAAGGTCGAGCACGGCGAGTACTTCACCCAGGACGACGTGCTGGCCTCCCGCAAGGTGGCGGTGCTCGGGGCGACCACCGCCAAGCAGCTGTTCGCCACCGCCGACCCGGTGGGGAAGCCGATCGTCGTCGGCGGCACCCCGTTCACCGTGGTCGGCGTGCTCAAGGCCAAGGGCGGCGGCGGCTTCACCGACCCGGACGACGTGCTGATCGCGCCGCTGCCGACCGTGCAGAACGCCTTCACCGGCTTCGGCTCGGTCAACCAGATCATGGTGCAGGCGGCCTCCGCCGACAGCACGGCGCAGGCCCAGTCCGAGATCACCCGGATCCTGCTCGGCACCCACGCGATCGCCGACCCGAGCAGGGCGGACTTCCGGATCAGCAGCCAGACCTCGCTGCTCAGCGCCCGGGAGTCGACCACGAAGACCTTCACGGTGCTGCTCGGCGCCGTGGCCGCGATCTCGCTGCTGGTCGGCGGGATCGGCATCACCAACATCATGCTGGTCACCGTCACCGAGCGGACCAGGGAGATCGGCATCCGCAAGGCCCTCGGCGCCCCCCGCGGCGTCATCCTCGGGCAGTTCCTCACCGAGGCCACCCTGCTGTCGGTGGTGGGCGCCGGACTCGGCGTGCTGGCCGGGATCGCCGGCTCGCACTTCCGGATCGTCGGCATCGAACCGGTGGTGATCCCCGAGTCGGTGCTCGGCGCCTTCGGGATCGCCGTCGCCATCGGCCTGTTCTTCGGCAGCTACCCCGCCAACCGGGCCGCCTCGCTGCGCCCGATCGACGCCCTCCGGCACGAGTGA
- a CDS encoding VOC family protein codes for MTAIRVKAFDHLVLNVRDIERSLEFYGGLLGLEPVRVEEWRAGKVSFPSLRVTPETIIDLMSRPRGESNVDHICLTVDPLDWQQVVDSGIFKVLEGPVPRYGARGNATSIYVQDPDGNTVELRWYPEDAA; via the coding sequence ATGACCGCCATCCGCGTGAAGGCCTTCGACCACCTCGTGCTCAACGTCCGCGACATCGAACGCTCGCTGGAGTTCTACGGCGGACTGCTCGGCCTGGAGCCGGTCCGGGTCGAGGAGTGGCGCGCCGGCAAGGTCTCCTTCCCGTCCCTCCGGGTCACCCCCGAGACGATCATCGACCTGATGTCCCGCCCGCGCGGCGAGTCCAACGTCGACCACATCTGCCTCACCGTCGACCCCCTCGACTGGCAGCAGGTCGTCGACTCCGGGATCTTCAAGGTCCTGGAGGGCCCCGTCCCCCGCTACGGCGCCCGCGGCAACGCCACCTCCATCTACGTCCAGGACCCGGACGGCAACACCGTCGAACTCCGCTGGTACCCCGAGGACGCCGCCTGA
- a CDS encoding metallophosphoesterase: MTPEDRFPGPEHPDSGPRHQPDLDVLPYGTYYEPDPNGGYPATGYEAETYSGYGGARYLEQHWPATGPEQGHTVHAQNGPHEQAGYEPTLPDHPSPAHGGHPGRQSDDPPTIELGPPLPEPGQPYHPYPAPGPGEPPGPLYVVGDVHGYLDELRTELRHQGLIDADGHWSAGRSRIWFLGDFTDRGPDGIGVIDLVMQLAAESAAAGGYCRALMGNHELLFLGAARYGDEPVQSTAGTASFLAAWRLNGGQQSDLERLEAHHISWLSRLPAIALEDGHLLLHSDTTAYLEYGESIPEVNDAVHDLLADEGVDEWWDCFRRFTKRFAFRGDAGPTAVRELLETYGGARVVHGHSPIPYLTGAVHADDGMPPHVPGPYVYAEDLAVAMDGGVTMEGRLLVSRLPI; this comes from the coding sequence ATGACACCCGAGGACCGCTTCCCCGGGCCTGAACACCCGGACTCAGGCCCACGCCACCAGCCGGACCTCGACGTGCTGCCGTACGGCACCTATTACGAACCGGACCCCAACGGCGGGTACCCGGCGACCGGCTACGAGGCCGAGACCTACAGCGGTTACGGCGGCGCCCGGTACCTCGAACAGCACTGGCCGGCCACCGGCCCCGAACAGGGCCACACCGTGCACGCCCAGAACGGCCCCCACGAGCAGGCCGGTTACGAGCCCACCCTGCCGGACCACCCCTCCCCCGCCCACGGCGGCCACCCCGGCCGGCAGAGCGACGACCCGCCGACCATCGAGCTCGGCCCCCCGCTCCCCGAACCCGGCCAGCCCTACCACCCGTACCCGGCGCCCGGCCCCGGCGAGCCCCCCGGCCCGCTCTACGTCGTCGGCGACGTGCACGGCTACCTCGACGAGCTCCGCACCGAGCTGCGCCACCAGGGCCTGATCGACGCCGACGGCCACTGGTCCGCCGGCCGGTCCCGGATCTGGTTCCTCGGCGACTTCACCGACCGCGGCCCGGACGGCATCGGCGTCATCGACCTGGTCATGCAGCTCGCCGCCGAGTCGGCGGCCGCCGGCGGCTACTGCCGGGCCCTGATGGGCAATCACGAACTGCTCTTCCTCGGCGCCGCCCGGTACGGCGACGAGCCCGTCCAGTCCACCGCCGGCACCGCCTCCTTCCTCGCCGCCTGGCGGCTCAACGGCGGACAGCAGAGCGACCTGGAGCGCCTGGAGGCGCACCACATCAGCTGGCTCTCCCGGCTCCCCGCCATCGCCCTGGAGGACGGCCACCTGCTGCTGCACTCCGACACCACCGCCTACCTCGAGTACGGCGAGTCCATCCCCGAGGTCAACGACGCCGTCCACGACCTGCTCGCGGACGAGGGCGTCGACGAGTGGTGGGACTGCTTCCGCCGGTTCACCAAGCGCTTCGCCTTCCGCGGCGACGCCGGCCCGACCGCCGTCCGCGAACTGCTGGAGACCTACGGCGGCGCGCGCGTCGTGCACGGCCACAGCCCGATCCCGTACCTCACCGGCGCGGTGCACGCCGACGACGGCATGCCGCCGCACGTCCCCGGACCGTACGTCTACGCGGAGGACCTCGCCGTCGCCATGGACGGCGGGGTGACCATGGAGGGCAGGCTGCTGGTCTCCCGCCTGCCGATCTGA
- a CDS encoding LacI family DNA-binding transcriptional regulator — protein sequence MTAAANQSGRRPTTSRRLERAGIRDVAAAAGVSITTVSDALNGKGRLPDETRSRVREVAERLGYRPSAAARTLRTGRSGLIGLTVTTYGEEPFTFTEFAYFAEMARAATSAALGRGYALVVLPASSRHDVWGNIALDGTVVIDPPDQDPLVSELYRSGVPVVSDGKPGNCPVTAWVDNDHEAAVLGILDHLSEAGARRIGLLTGTSTDTYTRLSTEAYLGWCAKVGQEPVYETYPAHDPAAGAVAADRLLARPDRPDAVYGLFDPNGTDLLAAARRYGLRVPDDLLLVCCSESDVYATTEPPITTLSLKPRRIGTTVVNLLIDAIEGVDSGTGVDIARLFPPRFRTAGTGPPPGTLMPTELIVRASSQRRSPRTTVSPPRPPGEV from the coding sequence ATGACAGCAGCAGCCAACCAGAGCGGTCGGCGGCCCACCACCTCACGGCGTCTGGAGCGGGCCGGCATCCGGGATGTGGCAGCAGCCGCCGGAGTGTCGATCACCACCGTCTCCGACGCGCTGAACGGGAAGGGCCGCCTGCCCGACGAGACCAGAAGCCGGGTGCGCGAAGTCGCCGAGCGCCTCGGATACCGCCCCTCGGCGGCGGCCCGCACCCTGCGCACCGGACGGTCCGGCCTGATCGGGCTGACCGTCACCACCTACGGCGAAGAGCCGTTCACCTTCACCGAGTTCGCCTACTTCGCCGAGATGGCCCGGGCCGCCACCAGTGCCGCCCTGGGCCGCGGCTACGCCCTGGTGGTGCTGCCCGCCTCGTCCCGGCACGACGTCTGGGGCAACATCGCCCTGGACGGCACCGTGGTGATCGACCCGCCCGACCAGGACCCGCTGGTCAGCGAGCTGTACCGGTCCGGCGTCCCGGTGGTCAGCGACGGCAAGCCGGGGAACTGCCCGGTCACCGCCTGGGTCGACAACGACCACGAGGCCGCCGTGCTCGGCATCCTCGACCACCTCTCCGAGGCCGGCGCCCGCCGGATCGGCCTGCTCACCGGCACCAGCACCGACACCTACACCCGGCTCTCCACCGAGGCCTACCTCGGCTGGTGCGCCAAGGTCGGCCAGGAACCGGTCTACGAGACCTACCCCGCGCACGACCCGGCCGCCGGCGCCGTCGCCGCCGACCGGCTGCTCGCCCGACCGGACCGGCCGGACGCCGTCTACGGCCTGTTCGACCCCAACGGCACCGACCTGCTCGCCGCCGCCCGCCGCTACGGCCTGCGGGTGCCGGACGACCTGCTGCTGGTCTGCTGCAGCGAGAGCGACGTCTACGCGACCACCGAGCCGCCCATCACCACCCTGTCGCTCAAGCCCCGCCGGATCGGCACCACCGTGGTGAACCTCCTGATCGACGCCATCGAGGGCGTGGACTCCGGCACCGGCGTGGACATCGCCCGGCTCTTCCCGCCCCGCTTCCGCACCGCCGGCACCGGTCCGCCGCCCGGCACCCTGATGCCGACCGAGCTCATCGTCCGCGCCTCCTCGCAACGACGGAGCCCGCGCACCACGGTCAGCCCGCCCCGCCCGCCGGGTGAGGTGTGA
- a CDS encoding ABC transporter ATP-binding protein yields the protein MARRLLPARPGTGHHRPGTDPARTGSGPVRPAGPGTAPPVIRIRRLTKSYGHGDATVHALRGPDDPATGAPLGVDLDIEQGDYVAVMGSSGSGKSTLMNILGCLDVPTAGRYLLDGIDVGHLDERQLALVRNRKIGFVFQSFNLVPRTTALAQVELPLAYAGVRAAERRRRALAALSLVGLAERSGHRPNELSGGQQQRVAVARALVTAPAMLLADEPTGNLDSRSTEEVLGLIDGLNATGRTVVLITHEDEVARHAKRVLRLVDGMIVSDVRQAPVDGPPPASHRAGVPA from the coding sequence ATGGCCCGCCGACTCCTTCCCGCCCGTCCGGGCACCGGCCACCACCGTCCGGGCACCGATCCCGCCCGTACGGGCAGCGGTCCGGTCCGTCCGGCCGGCCCGGGGACGGCGCCGCCCGTGATCCGGATCCGCCGCCTCACCAAGTCCTACGGCCACGGCGACGCCACCGTGCACGCGCTGCGCGGCCCGGACGACCCCGCCACCGGCGCCCCGCTGGGCGTGGACCTGGACATCGAGCAGGGCGACTACGTCGCCGTGATGGGCAGTTCCGGATCCGGCAAGTCCACGCTGATGAACATCCTCGGCTGCCTCGACGTCCCGACCGCCGGCCGCTACCTGCTGGACGGCATCGACGTCGGCCACCTGGACGAGCGGCAGCTCGCCCTGGTGCGCAACCGCAAGATCGGCTTCGTCTTCCAGTCCTTCAACCTGGTCCCGCGCACGACCGCGCTCGCCCAGGTGGAGCTGCCGCTCGCCTACGCGGGCGTGCGGGCCGCCGAACGCCGCCGGCGGGCGCTCGCCGCGCTCTCCCTGGTCGGCCTGGCCGAGCGGTCCGGGCACCGGCCCAACGAGCTCTCCGGCGGTCAGCAGCAGCGCGTCGCGGTGGCCCGGGCCCTGGTCACCGCACCCGCGATGCTGCTCGCCGACGAGCCCACCGGCAATCTGGACAGCCGCTCCACCGAGGAGGTGCTCGGGCTGATCGACGGCCTCAACGCCACCGGCCGCACGGTCGTGCTGATCACCCACGAGGACGAGGTCGCCCGGCACGCCAAGCGGGTGCTGCGACTGGTGGACGGCATGATCGTCTCGGACGTCCGGCAGGCCCCGGTGGACGGGCCCCCGCCCGCATCGCACCGGGCGGGGGTGCCCGCGTGA
- the hisC gene encoding histidinol-phosphate transaminase: MTAAQGPRLRPSLDGIPTYKPGKPAGPDAYKLSSNENPYEPLPGVLEAAVAAAGKLNRYPDMAVTGLTAELAKHFDVPVEHIATGTGSVGVAQSLILATAGPGDEVMFAWRSFEAYPIITQVAGATPVPVPLTAGGDHDLDAMLAAITGRTRLIFVCNPNNPTGNVIHRAELERFLDAVPAEVLVVVDEAYIEFIRDPEVPNGLDLYRNRPNVCVLRTFSKAYGLAGLRVGFAVAHEPVANALRKTAVPFGVVQIAQDAAVASLRAEDALMVRVDALVEERTRVVAGLRAQGWEIPDSQANFVWLELGERSQDFAAACAAAGVIVRPFPEGVRISIGEVEGNSIFLSVAEAFRKEL, from the coding sequence GTGACCGCAGCACAGGGCCCCCGCCTCAGGCCGAGCCTGGACGGCATTCCCACCTACAAGCCCGGCAAGCCGGCAGGCCCCGACGCCTACAAGCTGTCGTCCAACGAGAACCCGTACGAGCCGCTCCCGGGCGTGCTGGAGGCGGCGGTCGCCGCGGCCGGCAAGCTCAACCGCTACCCGGACATGGCCGTCACCGGGCTGACCGCCGAACTGGCGAAGCACTTCGACGTGCCGGTCGAGCACATCGCCACCGGCACCGGCTCGGTCGGCGTGGCCCAGTCGCTGATCCTCGCCACGGCGGGCCCCGGCGACGAGGTGATGTTCGCCTGGCGCTCCTTCGAGGCCTACCCGATCATCACCCAGGTCGCCGGCGCGACCCCGGTCCCGGTGCCGCTGACCGCGGGCGGCGACCACGACCTGGACGCGATGCTGGCCGCGATCACCGGGCGGACCAGGCTGATCTTCGTCTGCAACCCCAACAACCCCACCGGCAACGTGATCCACCGCGCCGAGCTGGAGCGCTTCCTGGACGCCGTCCCGGCCGAGGTGCTGGTCGTCGTCGACGAGGCGTACATCGAGTTCATCCGCGACCCCGAGGTGCCCAACGGCCTCGACCTCTACCGGAACCGCCCGAACGTCTGCGTGCTGCGTACCTTCTCCAAGGCCTACGGCCTGGCCGGTCTGCGGGTCGGCTTCGCGGTCGCGCACGAGCCGGTCGCGAACGCGCTGCGCAAGACCGCGGTGCCGTTCGGCGTCGTCCAGATCGCCCAGGACGCGGCCGTCGCCTCGCTGAGGGCCGAGGACGCGCTGATGGTCCGGGTGGACGCGCTGGTCGAGGAGCGGACCCGGGTGGTGGCCGGGCTGCGGGCCCAGGGCTGGGAGATCCCGGACTCGCAGGCCAACTTCGTCTGGCTGGAGCTGGGCGAGCGTTCGCAGGACTTCGCGGCCGCGTGCGCGGCCGCCGGTGTGATCGTCCGGCCGTTCCCGGAGGGCGTGCGGATCTCGATCGGCGAGGTCGAGGGCAACTCGATCTTCCTCTCGGTGGCGGAGGCGTTCCGCAAGGAGCTGTAG
- a CDS encoding LysR family transcriptional regulator, whose protein sequence is MLERVEIEVFLTLAEELHFGRTAERLRLSTGRVSQVVRQLERRLGGALFERTSRSVRVTPVGLRLAEELAPLVAGIAAAVRRAAEANRGVAGELRVAFLGEGTAPVLLRAVALFGERHPDCRVEVREAQLANTRSSLLDGSVDVLIAAFPFDGMANGPVLMTERRVLAVAAGHPLAGASSVSLEVLGDHPVVQYPAVTSAAFKRDRTPDRTPSGRPVPPGPVGATFSEMLTLVALGRGVLPVGELSRRYHPRPDLAYVPIEDAPLIERGPVWREGNTTERVREFVRAAADSAADSAADSAADSAADSAAPDPAAAHRAAAD, encoded by the coding sequence GTGCTGGAACGGGTGGAGATCGAGGTCTTCCTGACACTCGCGGAGGAGCTGCACTTCGGCCGTACCGCCGAACGCCTGCGGCTCAGCACCGGCCGGGTGAGCCAGGTGGTGCGACAGCTCGAACGGCGGCTCGGGGGAGCGCTGTTCGAGCGCACCAGCCGGTCGGTGCGGGTCACCCCGGTGGGCCTGCGGCTGGCGGAGGAGCTGGCGCCGCTGGTGGCCGGCATCGCGGCGGCGGTGCGCCGGGCGGCCGAGGCCAACCGGGGTGTCGCCGGTGAGCTGCGGGTGGCGTTCCTCGGCGAGGGGACGGCACCGGTGCTGCTCCGGGCGGTGGCGCTGTTCGGCGAGCGGCACCCGGACTGCCGGGTGGAGGTCCGCGAGGCCCAGCTGGCGAACACCCGCTCCAGCCTGCTGGACGGCTCGGTGGACGTGCTGATCGCCGCCTTCCCGTTCGACGGGATGGCGAACGGCCCGGTGCTGATGACCGAGCGCCGGGTGCTCGCGGTGGCGGCCGGGCATCCGTTGGCGGGGGCCTCCTCGGTGTCCCTGGAGGTGCTGGGCGACCACCCGGTGGTGCAGTACCCGGCCGTGACCTCGGCGGCCTTCAAGCGGGACCGCACCCCGGACCGGACCCCCTCGGGGCGGCCGGTGCCGCCCGGCCCGGTCGGCGCGACCTTCTCCGAGATGCTGACGCTGGTCGCGCTGGGCCGGGGCGTGCTGCCGGTGGGCGAGCTCTCGCGGCGGTACCACCCGCGTCCGGACCTCGCCTATGTGCCGATCGAGGACGCCCCGCTGATCGAGCGCGGTCCGGTCTGGCGGGAGGGGAACACCACCGAGCGGGTCCGCGAGTTCGTCCGGGCGGCGGCGGACTCGGCGGCGGACTCGGCGGCGGACTCGGCGGCGGACTCGGCGGCGGACTCGGCGGCGCCGGACCCGGCTGCGGCGCACCGGGCGGCGGCGGACTAG
- a CDS encoding biotin/lipoyl-binding protein encodes MKVFPRRRGAVLVNSALGVALLGAAALAYTVLDDGSGTTAAKAPVRTATVTKGTVLATVSGTGTLASPTDAAQDFTTGGRLTAVKVAVGDQVTKGQVLATVDTTAAQQQVDAAQAALNTASVNLTKARAGVTTTTVQQLPAKANGSSGTSGGNGTSGGNGTGATGGSGSRGAGGSSASAPSADPSGQTAPSAQATVPAAPAAVPEPQTTTISTTKVDEAAVAQAEQQLATAQTNLSNAQTALAGTTLTASVDGTVASVAGKAGDTVGATGGASSSGGTKSTGSSATAPSGFIVLTNPTGMQVTANFSELDSLKLKKGEAATVTLNAQSDSRFNASVLSVSPLPVSGSGGGAAAVQYSATLQISGDTSKLRTGLSATVSVVTGEADNALSLPTSALSGTGSSRTATLVHQDGSTDRVTVEVGVEGDTTVQVLTGLNEGDKVELASTSGSNGFPNGSFPGANGGQGGRNGGGAGVGAGVAGVGGGGAAGGAGAGRGGGR; translated from the coding sequence ATGAAGGTGTTCCCGCGACGGCGAGGTGCCGTCCTCGTCAACTCCGCGCTCGGCGTGGCCCTGCTCGGCGCCGCCGCCCTGGCGTACACCGTGCTGGACGACGGCTCCGGCACCACGGCCGCCAAGGCCCCCGTCCGGACGGCGACCGTGACCAAGGGCACGGTCCTGGCCACGGTGTCCGGAACCGGCACCCTGGCCTCGCCCACCGACGCCGCCCAGGACTTCACCACCGGTGGGCGGCTGACCGCGGTCAAGGTCGCCGTCGGCGACCAGGTGACCAAGGGGCAGGTGCTCGCCACCGTCGACACCACGGCCGCCCAGCAGCAGGTGGACGCCGCGCAGGCGGCGCTCAACACCGCCTCGGTCAATCTGACCAAGGCCAGGGCGGGCGTCACCACGACGACCGTCCAGCAGCTGCCGGCCAAGGCCAACGGCTCGTCGGGCACTTCCGGCGGGAACGGCACGTCCGGCGGGAACGGCACGGGCGCCACAGGCGGTTCGGGCAGCCGGGGGGCGGGCGGGAGCAGCGCGTCCGCCCCCTCGGCCGACCCGTCCGGGCAGACCGCCCCGTCCGCGCAGGCCACCGTCCCGGCGGCGCCGGCCGCCGTCCCCGAGCCGCAGACCACCACCATCTCCACCACCAAGGTGGACGAGGCGGCGGTCGCCCAGGCCGAGCAGCAGCTCGCCACCGCGCAGACCAACCTCTCCAACGCCCAGACGGCGCTGGCCGGCACCACCCTCACCGCCTCGGTGGACGGCACGGTCGCCTCGGTGGCGGGCAAGGCGGGCGACACGGTCGGCGCGACCGGCGGCGCCTCCTCCAGCGGCGGCACCAAGTCGACCGGGAGCTCCGCCACCGCTCCCAGCGGCTTCATCGTGCTGACCAATCCGACCGGCATGCAGGTCACCGCGAACTTCTCCGAGCTGGACTCGCTCAAGCTCAAGAAGGGCGAGGCGGCCACCGTCACCCTGAACGCGCAGTCCGACAGCAGGTTCAACGCCTCGGTGCTGTCGGTCAGCCCGCTGCCGGTGAGCGGTTCCGGCGGCGGTGCGGCCGCCGTGCAGTACTCGGCGACGCTCCAGATCTCGGGCGACACCAGCAAGCTGCGGACCGGCCTCAGCGCGACCGTCTCGGTGGTCACCGGCGAGGCGGACAACGCGCTCTCGCTGCCCACCTCGGCGCTGTCCGGCACCGGCTCGAGCCGTACCGCGACCCTGGTCCACCAGGACGGCAGCACCGACCGGGTGACCGTCGAGGTCGGCGTCGAGGGCGACACCACGGTCCAGGTGCTGACCGGGCTGAACGAGGGCGACAAGGTCGAACTGGCCTCCACCAGCGGGTCCAACGGCTTCCCCAACGGCTCCTTCCCGGGCGCCAACGGCGGCCAGGGCGGCCGCAACGGCGGCGGCGCGGGCGTCGGCGCGGGGGTGGCCGGGGTCGGCGGTGGAGGAGCCGCGGGCGGCGCGGGCGCCGGCCGGGGCGGTGGCCGCTGA